TTGACTTTTATGCCTTAAGGAAAAAATGGGCTTAAGTCTGAAACATCCACTAATGAAAACAGCAATAAAAGTAGGTCTGTTAGGTTGGCAAGAGGAGAATGACACTACAGCTAATTGCCGAACTTTCAAGACGCGAATATAGAAAATTTAAGGCAAAAAACCTACAAAATTCTGTATTTACAGCAAGAACTATTTTTTTCCTCTGGATCGGGATGGTTTTCTACGTCCTCCCCGAAAAGGCTTTGGATTATAAACCGGTCCTTCTCCAATTTCTGCGGGCAGTTTCGCCTTGATCACATCACGGCCAAGCAGTTTTTCAATCTTGGCAAATTTCGTTTGCTCCTTTTCGCTGATCAACGTAAATGCTGCTCCTTGTGAGGCGGCTCTGGCGGTCCTTCCTATGCGGTGAATGTAATCCTCGCCATCATTAGGTACATCATAATTAACAACCAGTTCTATGTCCTCGATATCAATCCCACGGGAAAGGATATCCGTAGCCACAAGGATATTGAGTTTCTTGTTCTTGAAGGCGGTGAGTATTTCCTCACGCTTTTCCTGATCCAAATCAGAATGAATGCCTTCGCTCATAAGATCCAGTTTTTGCAAGGCGCGATTAAGCTCCTTGGCTCCCTCTTTCGTCGAAGAAAAAACAATAACGCTACTTAGCTTTTTCCTGGTCAGTAAAAATTTCATCAGGGGGATCTTCTGATCCTCATATACCGAAAAAGCAGCTTGCACCACTTTCTCCGCTGGTTTGGAAACAGCTATTTTAATTTCTTCATGATCCGTCAATACGGCATCCATCAACGCGCGAATCTTCGGAGGCATAGTAGCCGAAAATAGTAACGTCTGTCGTTCTTTGGGTGTATGTGAGATGATCCTGGTAATGTCCTGATTAAAGCCCATGTCCAGCATTCGATCTGCTTCATCCAGCACCAGATACTTCAACTTATTCAGCTCCATATAGGGCATGGACAAATGTGCAATTAGCCTACCTGGTGTCCCGATGATAAAATCAGCTCCTTCTACAATGGCTTTTTTCTCTCGGCTAAAACTATCGCCATCGTTCCCACCGTAGATCGCAATAGAACTGATCGGGGTGAAATAAGACAATCCTTCAAGCTGCTGATCGATTTGTATGGCAAGCTCTCGAGTTGGCACAATGACCAGTGCTTTGATCGTTGTATCAGAATCGCCCTCCGAAATGATTTTATGGATGAGTGGCAATAAAAAAGCTGCAGTTTTACCCGTTCCGGTTTGAGCAGAGGCAATAATATCTTTCCCATCGATGATTTTGGGGATCGCCTTTTGCTGAATGGGTGTAGCTTCGGTAAAGCCAATGGCGTTGATGCCGTCTACGAGTCTATCGTCTAATCCAAATGAAGTGAAATCCAAGAGTAGCTTATTTTGCAATAAGGCTACGAAGCTACATCAAAACCTTTAAATGTAAAGGTGAATGAAAAATATGGTGTACTTACCTAATTGATTGTTACTTTTCTGCTTTACTCATTACAACGTCAATTCCGTTGCTTTCACTAGGCATGAGTCGCTTTTATACTCCAAAAGACAGCTCAAAATTCAAATCGGCCCTACGAACTTGCTGTTTTCATAAAGGCTAGATAGTCCGGCCTTTTGATAAAATCCATTGATTTTCTGAAACCCTCTTCAATCTTACGGATGCATTTGAATCGTATATTTAAGGACTGACTTACATCATTGACCCTCACATGGAAATAAGCAAATACATCATGGCCGTCCTCTACATCCTGGCTGGCATAAATCACTTCGTCAACCCAAAGTTCTATTATAAGATCACACCACCGTTTTTGAAAAACAAACCATTAATCAATGTGATTTCCGGAGGAGCAGAGATTATCTTGGGTGTACTGCTATTTACTCCATTCAGTCCATGGGCCGCCTGGGGGATCATCGCTTTGCTCATTGCTGTTTTTCCCGCCAATATCTATCACTTACAACAAAAAGGTGCCGGCATGAAAATACCGATTTGGGGATTATGGGTGAGATTGCCATTGCAGTTTGTCCTCATCTATTGGGCTTACGTATTTACTTAGCGCTAAGCTGGCATGATGCTTGATATCGGGAATGGAAACCTTCCTGACATGAAAAGAATTTGGCTCCTATGTCTACTATGCGGTGTGGTTATTGCCTGTGATGACACTTCATTTGAAGTAGATGAAACCTCCCGGGACATATTGATTGAAATGCTGGATATCGCTCAGGAGCATGCCCTGTACAGCGCAGATATCAATTGGGAAAATACTACCGATCTGTCAACAGTGAATATGATCGTAGTGGCTTCCAACCAGCCGTAAGGGTTTTACTTCGGGTATTATCAGACAGTCATAGCTCCTACAGATTTGGAAACTGGCTCTATCGGGAATCATTCATCACATGCATCCCTTCACAATTGTTCATAGAAAACCTACCGGATGAAATAGGATATGTTGCTATAAGAGCTATTGCCACGCGATCACCTGAAGAAGAAAAACAGAACTATTTGGATGAGATCAAGAATACCTTGAAAGAAGGCCGGGATAGGGGTGTAACCGCATGGGTGCTCGACCTGACAGAAAATTTAGGAGGTTCATTCCCCATAATGCTGGCGAGCGTTGGTCCGTTATTAGGCAACGATATTCATGGATACTTCCTCGACCCGAACGATGGCCCTATCCTATGGGGTTATGAAGACGGTGATGCCTATATTGGAGATCGCAGCAATGTCTTTGCCGCCGTTTCGGAACCCGCTGAAGTCATCAATCCAGAGCTTAAAATTGCCGTAATCATTGACAGTGAAACAGCCAGCGCAGGAGAAGCCACGGCCATCTCATTCATTGGTAGAGCCAATACACGGATTTTCGGTCAAAGAAGTTGTGGACTGTCTACTGGAAACACTGCTTTTGAATTGTCCAACGGAGCCATTTTCAATCTTACCACAGCGATCATGGCTGATCGGGAGCAGAACTCCTTCGGTGAGAAAGTTAGTCCTGATGAGTTGCTCAATAATTCCATGGACCTTAATGCCCGAGTTTTGGAATGGCTAGCAGAGTAATGAACCTCGACCCAAGCATCAAATTTGAAGAAAGCCTTTAGTAATTTCGCCGCATGAACTACCTGTCGGCAGAAAATCTCGCAAAAAGCTTTGATGAGCGTCAACTGTTTGAAAAACTGACTTTCGGGATCGATCAGGGGCGAAAAGTAGCGTTGGTGGGTGTGAATGGTTGTGGTAAATCTACCCTGCTCAAGATCATCGCCGGTTTCGAGACCCAGGATCAAGGAGAAGTTTCTTTTCGCAAAGACATCAAAGTGGCCATGTTGGCTCAAACACCCGTTCTGGAAGATGAAGACACGGTAGAAGAATCCATATTTGAAGGAGAAGATGCAGTTTTGAAGCTCATCAAAGACTATGAGCTCGCCCTCCAAAAACTGGAATCAGATCCTGAAAATGCACCCGACCTTACGCCAATCATTGAGCAAATGGATGCTAAAGGAGCCTGGGATTACGAAAGTGATGTCAAGCAGATCCTAGGCAAGTTGGGCATTCATGATTTTGGACAAAAACTGGGCGCCATGTCGGGTGGTCAGCGGAAAAGAGTGGCTTTGGCAAAAGTACTGGTTACACAACCCGACTTTCTGATCCTCGATGAGCCAACCAACCACCTGGACCTGGAAATCATCGAGTGGCTGGAAAACTATCTGGCAACGCAAAATCTGACGCTACTCATGGTAACACACGATCGCTACTTCCTGGATCGGGTGACCAACGAAATCCTGGAGATCGATCAGGGGCAGATCTTCAAATACACGGGCAACTACAGTTACTTTCTGCAGAAGAAAGAAGAGCGGCAAACCATGGAACAGGTCACTATTACC
This DNA window, taken from Cytophagales bacterium, encodes the following:
- a CDS encoding DEAD/DEAH box helicase translates to MDFTSFGLDDRLVDGINAIGFTEATPIQQKAIPKIIDGKDIIASAQTGTGKTAAFLLPLIHKIISEGDSDTTIKALVIVPTRELAIQIDQQLEGLSYFTPISSIAIYGGNDGDSFSREKKAIVEGADFIIGTPGRLIAHLSMPYMELNKLKYLVLDEADRMLDMGFNQDITRIISHTPKERQTLLFSATMPPKIRALMDAVLTDHEEIKIAVSKPAEKVVQAAFSVYEDQKIPLMKFLLTRKKLSSVIVFSSTKEGAKELNRALQKLDLMSEGIHSDLDQEKREEILTAFKNKKLNILVATDILSRGIDIEDIELVVNYDVPNDGEDYIHRIGRTARAASQGAAFTLISEKEQTKFAKIEKLLGRDVIKAKLPAEIGEGPVYNPKPFRGGRRKPSRSRGKK
- a CDS encoding DoxX family protein; this translates as MEISKYIMAVLYILAGINHFVNPKFYYKITPPFLKNKPLINVISGGAEIILGVLLFTPFSPWAAWGIIALLIAVFPANIYHLQQKGAGMKIPIWGLWVRLPLQFVLIYWAYVFT
- a CDS encoding S41 family peptidase gives rise to the protein MGKYYRSVNSEYDRSGFQPAVRVLLRVLSDSHSSYRFGNWLYRESFITCIPSQLFIENLPDEIGYVAIRAIATRSPEEEKQNYLDEIKNTLKEGRDRGVTAWVLDLTENLGGSFPIMLASVGPLLGNDIHGYFLDPNDGPILWGYEDGDAYIGDRSNVFAAVSEPAEVINPELKIAVIIDSETASAGEATAISFIGRANTRIFGQRSCGLSTGNTAFELSNGAIFNLTTAIMADREQNSFGEKVSPDELLNNSMDLNARVLEWLAE